In Oryza brachyantha chromosome 1, ObraRS2, whole genome shotgun sequence, the following are encoded in one genomic region:
- the LOC121053257 gene encoding serine/threonine-protein kinase-like protein At5g23170, whose translation MREFSYEEVEAATGGFAAKNLVGKGSHGSVYMARLRYGAGGGGGRRRVKGVVAIKKASHAQGEAKLANEIAVLAAAGGMDGVVNLVGVVVAPAGAGGRKGERMLVMEYMANGSLHDLLHRSPKPPPWPRRVEIALDVAEAVRALHAGEPRVIHRDVKSANILLGRDGRARLADFSLAVKVPAADDDDDSRAPDDAAGPAPAGTIGYLDPCYTEPGRLGPESDVFSFGVVLLELVSGRKVMDVNASPSSIVAWAVPLVAAGMARQVLDGRIAAPRCPKAERAVARVLAVAARCVSEFVERRPAMADVVAELHGALESAGWPRRRRAHGLAGTLYRRVVSWGASHLHVRRSKIECTEHSGSEGSCAQPDHPCSNPLASCSNENILE comes from the coding sequence ATGAGGGAGTTCTCGtacgaggaggtggaggcggcgaccggggGCTTCGCGGCCAAGAACCTCGTCGGGAAGGGCAGCCATGGCAGCGTGTACATGGCCAGGCTCCGgtacggcgccggcggcggcggcgggaggaggagggtgaaGGGTGTCGTTGCTATCAAGAAGGCGTCGCACGCGCAGGGGGAGGCGAAGCTCGCGAACGAGATCGCggtgctcgcggcggcggggggcatGGATGGAGTGGTCAACCTCGTcggcgtggtggtggcgccggcgggcgccggggggaggaagggggagaggaTGCTTGTGATGGAGTACATGGCCAACGGCTCGCTGCACGACCTGCTGCACCGGTCGCCGAAGCCCCCGCCGTGGCCGCGGCGCGTGGAGATCGCGCTCGACGTGGCGGAGGCCGTGCGCGCGCTgcacgccggcgagccccGCGTGATCCACCGGGACGTCAAGTCGGCTAACATCCTCCTGGGGCGCGACGGCCGCGCCCGCCTCGCAGACTTCAGCCTCGCGGTCAAGGTAccggccgccgacgacgacgacgactcccGCGCtcccgacgacgcggcggggccggcgccggcgggcacgATCGGGTACCTGGACCCGTGCTACACGGAGcccggccgcctcggcccgGAGAGCGACGTGTTCAGCTtcggcgtcgtcctcctcgagCTCGTCAGCGGCCGCAAGGTGATGGACGTGAACGCCTCCCCATCCTCCATCGTCGCCTGGGCGGTgccgctggtcgccgccggcatggCGCGCCAGGTGCTCGACGGGAGGATCGCCGCCCCACGCTGCCCCAaggcggagcgcgcggtggCCCGCGTGCTCGCCGTGGCCGCGCGCTGCGTGTCGGAGTTCGTGGAacgccggccggcgatggccgaCGTGGTCGCCGAGCTGCACGGCGCCCTCGAGAGCGCCGgctggccgcgccgccgccgcgcccacgGCCTGGCCGGGACGCTGTACAGGCGCGTCGTGTCGTGGGGCGCGTCGCACCTGCACGTGAGGAGGAGCAAGATCGAGTGCACCGAGCACTCCGGATCAGAGGGGAGCTGTGCACAGCCTGACCACCCATGCTCAAATCCTCTTGCATCATGTTCGAACGAGAACATATTGGAGTAA
- the LOC102705294 gene encoding calmodulin-1, translating into MADQLTDDQIAEFKEAFSLFDKDGDGCITTKELGTVMRSLGQNPTEAELQDMINEVDADGNGTIDFPEFLNLMARKMKDTDSEEELKEAFRVFDKDQNGFISAAELRHVMTNLGEKLTDEEVDEMIREADVDGDGQINYEEFVKVMMAK; encoded by the exons ATGGCGGACCAGCTCACCGACGACCAGATCGCTGAGTTCAAGGAGGCCTTCAGCCTCTTCGACAAGGACGGCGACG GCTGCATCACCACCAAGGAGCTTGGGACTGTGATGCGCTCGTTAGGGCAGAACCCCACCGAGGCTGAGCTTCAGGACATGATCAATGAGGTGGATGCTGATGGAAATGGAACAATTGACTTTCCTGAGTTCCTCAACCTGATGGCACGCAAGATGAAGGACACTGATTCTGAGGAGGAGCTTAAGGAAGCCTTCCGTGTATTTGACAAGGACCAGAATGGCTTCATCTCAGCGGCTGAGCTCCGTCATGTCATGACCAACCTCGGTGAGAAGCTTACAGACGAGGAGGTGGACGAGATGATCCGTGAGGCTGATGTCGACGGTGATGGCCAGATCAATTATGAAGAGTTTGTGAAGGTGATGATGGCCAAGTGA